The following is a genomic window from Tachypleus tridentatus isolate NWPU-2018 unplaced genomic scaffold, ASM421037v1 tig00013818_pilon, whole genome shotgun sequence.
taaaataagtagAGTTTTGCTAACAACCAACAGAGGAcatttgttgttagtgatattttctctctctctctcataggtatttgggtattgatgtttatatacccaggagggtcatgTTTCGTCGACCTCTCCTACTTcccttatatttgtttttacaattgtcaagtgtatttatacactGCACACGAGGGCTACCGTAACCCGTACCAACTCAGCCCCcattcagggcaatgtccatgcactatctacacatacacttggtgcaaaaatcatttttctttatagttccatgattatttgcacttttactacataggtattaactataaaagATTTACATTAAAAACTCTTTCAAAGTTTACTAATTAACCAATAAACTAATGTGTAGTTTAGTTTATAGATTACCTTTTctctttatttagaaaatatatattcactgggaaaaggtgtttaggtctatcctcatcatgtataCACTTCCTGTgtagttcgcttactagttcatttttttttctccaatttctgtcaaaataattcattgtactatgtaggagtctatttGCTATGTGCGCGTATTTATACATGAATTCTGATAATGTTGTTCTgagtactttataagctgttgtaagtaatgtattttgtattgtttgttgttttgtttgaagtagtttttttttacttacatttatccatgcaggggctgcATAATTATTGACAGGACTAATgtacgttttatatatttttatgatgttatctGCTGTTGCTACACTGGTTTTACCAGTTAGTTTTccagcatagtttgttcttcgccaaatttttgttcttATGTCACTTCTGTGGTTTACCCACGTTAGTTTTGAGTCAAATGTAAATCCTAaacattttgcagatgtagcaatCTGAAAGAGTGCTCCATTCATTTCAATCTGTGGTtgtcattttttatgtattaataatattggtaggaataatttggttttttgaatttcgcgcaaaggtacacaagggcAATCTaagctagccctccctaatttagcagtgtaaaactatagggatggcagctagtcatcaccacccaccgccaacttttgggctactcttaccaacgaatagtgggattgaccgacacataatatcacccccccacggctgaaagggcgagcatgtgtggtgtgacagggattcaatcccacgaccctcagattacgagtcgagtgccttaaccaccttgccatgctgggtCGGGAGGATCAGAGAACCAGGATCTAGTTCCATACTATTTGAACGGTTTGATTTTTTGGCTTCTTTCTAACGAAGGGGTAGTAGTACAGAAATGATTATATTGCGTCGCGATTGTTTAAGAACATTGATCTAAATAGATGAAATCAAAAAAGTAGATAAATCAGCACTAAGGAATATCTGATGAACTTTTGTAAGATAGACTTTCATTTATCAGGAGTTCCACTTCTTCACTTACCAAGATaaatctttataaacaaaaatgattattgttaaaatttttattgtgattttatgaaatatattgggggaaaataacaaaataaatttacattaactACAAGgatattttctatgttttaatcTTCTACCTACATTTCTTTATCTGAACTAAGGTAGCCATCGTAATGATTTGGAAgtcttttgtatttttcttttacttcaagaGGAAGTAGAAAAAACTTTCTGGACTTCTGGAAAATGGCGGAAAACTAGAAAACAGAAAAGATATATACAACTACATGTTGTTCTGTCGTTTTTTGTGAACTTCCTATCTCAatcttaacaaaatgaaaattggagaaaaacaagtaattaaaagaGCACGACATACTAGTTCTTGTGATATCCCATGGTTTACAAGGTAAACAAAACCAATTTGTGAGAAAGCTTGGTGAATTTCTGACGCCACTTTACGGAATGCTTCATTACTCGGCTGACCAGATTGTTTCAACcctgtaaaaaaacaatatgtttaattacagcaACTGGGTCGGTGTGAACGCATTTTCGAAGTTAGAGAAGCAAAATTATACTTGTTACAAGATAGTGttacttttatcatatatttaacaCTGGATTCTTTGCTGAGGCACTTATCGATTTAAGGAGTAAAAGAGCGAATAAAATTATTCCAATAAAGATATATTTCCAATGCCCATTAACGCCGACACATTTCGCTCAATACGGAACTCATCAGTACAGCTGGGACACAAGAAAAGCAGTATTGGTTAAATGAACCGATTTGGTGATATCTGTAAACTCATGTTGACGAATGAGAGAGTAAATGGCCATAACGTCTGGGGTTTGTACTCACTGAAAATAAACTCCAGAGTAGTTCAAGAGCTAGTGGTGGGTGGCATTTACAGTTGTTTttcctctagtatattacttcaaatttAGAATTTCTAGAGCATATAGGACTCAAGTAACTTTTCgttaaattaaacaaacgaagaatagtcatttataaaatatcttccagcgcatttgtatgttttatgtaatCCATACTTTTAAACTGCTGTACTCAACTTTGAAATATTGCAGCGTctagatataatttttaattctcGCAAAACTACCCGAGGACTGTCTGGGCTAGTCGTCCTTActttagaagtgaaagacaagagggaagacagctagtcatgaccacctactgcaaactcttggctactcctttaccaacaaatggtgggattgagaGTGGCTTAATGACGCTCACACGAGTGAACGggtgaatttttgttgttgagtATCGAACCCCCCGACCACCTGACCATCACGTTTCCCGCACTGAGATATGTACGAAGTTAGTACTTTTCACCAAATCATTCAAAGACCCGAGTACTTCACGAAACAGTATTATAtagatgtcaaatctgatttcgATTTACAATTAGTAAGCCTACCAATTACCATTCATATATTAGTTAAATTAGTGAAAAATGTGTTATAGTGGATTTGACAGACATAGTGGAAATAATAGTTGTTTAACTTTGTATTACATCGGTCCTGTAAATTATGTCTTGGCTAGTTTACAATAACATGCTCGAAGCTGACTAAAcatcaactttaaaatgtttataaacttgaCATACAGAGTTTGACTTTCCATAGTGGGTACAGAACAGATAACCAAATGAGTAGCTGTAGTTTTGACgataaaattatagaataaaaatacaacatgttACATAATTCTAAGCTACATAGTtggctatttgtgttgtgttCGTCAAGGGTTTTAGCGCTACAAGCCTTTCCGATGACTCATTGAAGTGCAGTGAAATCAGatttggaaatattaaataatataattcacgTATTTATGTGAGCGTTATtttgagtgattttaatttttgagTGTGACAAAGTGGATGTCAGCGAACATGTTTTACGAATCTCAGATGAGAAACACTAAGGAAATATAAGAATACAGATGACCAGCAACAATAAGCACTGGGCACGATTTCCTTACGGGTTGTCAGTAATAATTGTTTACGATTTTAACACGTACAGTTTCCACaaattgatgtttttttcttttattcaataaTGTCTAAACTTCTTTGAcatgtttctattttaagtttATCATGCGGAATGaatttataattgttgttgttttcagccCCGAAATATTGTAATCTCTATATCAGAATGATAAATTTATTAGCTTTTATTGGAGCATAACGATTTTTGTCTTCAAGGTGGAAATAGTGTAACTGAACAAGTACAGCTGTAAGCACGTTAACCAGTGTATTTGGAGACACAAAGAAGTGATTGATAAAACATTGGGAAATcgattaaagtaaacaaaactttgaaCTCCAAAATGTCTTTGCGAAGAAACATCTTTATCAGTTTTAAGAACGCGAACTTTTTGTTAGtagttatttttcagtttgttcttgaaatgtaTCAACACTTTCTAGGCTTAACATTTAATGTAAACAgttcttgtttttcattatatCGACACAAGTTTTTTCAGCACCAATGAAACAAGCTTCATGTAATTTTTTTCGTTCTATTAAGTTCAGAAACACAATCTTCCATCTTGAGCACCAGGAatgatttacataatttttttttcaatgaaaagaCACACCAGACATCagatttatttgaagttaagcctaTCAGAAACCAAGTAGTTCTTATGACACAATTTGTATTGTCCTACAttgtttaggttttatttcttacttgagATATTTCAGCAAAAAACACGATTTTAGAAATGTCTAATTTCTTTGCGGTCTGATACTTTGTTGTACgacattttaaaaacacatattCTTCTATTTTCATCATGTGTaaagcttattttatatttattgtaattttcaagTTCACGGACTTACCCACAGCTTCGATGTCGACAACTGGAATAGAAATCATCAGTTCTGCTGAAGTCTCGAATCACTACGTAATGAAACAGATTTATCGTTCGGTTTAGAGACAAATAAGCTGATGTTACATCTCTAAGAGTATGTTGTTATCACGCCAATGTTAGTGTCCAATAACAGTTAACGTTATCGGTGATTGGCCAGAATGTACATTTTCAttgagaatattttgtttcttcaacCCAATATTCTGAGGTTACAGAAATACTCTTAGTGTAAACTTACTAGTGCAAAGAGcgctgaaaatgtgaaaaaacctGGTGCACGAGTGTATAAGCGTGACTGGAAATGTATTAACGATAAATGAGCTTAGTAGATTTTGTTTAAAGGAGagaaacagtttaaaactgtaataCACAACTGCATAAGTATGATTTACAAAGTTGTATTTATAGACGTGAAAAaggtgtttttaaaattaattgtctgattcatataaaatatttggatcATTGTTGTTGCTTCAATCAACTCTTTTCGTGACTGGCACTATTTAAACAGGTTTGTTTGCCGGGCTTGCTCTGACACTAGCTGAGAAGATATTCTAAGGACTCTTCAGAGGAGTTCTGTGTATTTGTATTAGTTCCAAACTTTACATATTTCCATATTTCAATAAATACGTCTCCATCAACGTCAACGGgtcagcatgaccaggtgggttaaggcactcgactcgtaagctcaggttcgcaggttcgaatccccgtacaccaaacatgctcttccttcaGCCACGGGGGCGTTGTAAtgagacgatcaatcccactattcgtttgtaaaaaaagtatcccaagagttggcggtgggtggtgatgactacgtgcctttcctctagtcttacactgctaaattagggacggctagcgcagatagccatcaagtagctttacgcgaaattaaaaaaacaaacaaactgtttccaCGTACATGACTATTTCATTATCATTTGTACATGCACAGCTATTTCATTATTACTTATACTTGCTGTACCACTTTCATTTATACGAAAAGCGCTCTTTGTTTTCTTAGACCTgaacaattattttcttattttttatttggttgtCGATTATCATGTGTGAAGATCGATCACAACGTACTATTTTTTGGTGAACATTGTGACCGGTATTATCTATGTATTACCCGTTTTTGCTTATTGAGTCGAAACTCTTTACAGTATTAAGATTATCGGCTACTTTTTCCTGTCATACATCATGAAGAGCACGCTATTCTTTTGAAGATTGTTGAAGTAAGTTCAATATTCTATTTAAATTCAGCTATAGACCTTTTACAAATGACGCCATAAGTCTCATGTGCTGCTTGAAATGTATATGCGAAATATATTAACcgttatattcttttgttttggcCTTCTTGGAATTCTTTGAAATCTTTTTGTCGGGTTTCTGGcaaatcattgttttctttccGAACATGTTCCATTGTAGGAGAAAGATCTATTTTCGGATATATAGATAAAAAATGAACATGTCAAGCGTCTTCATTCAACATGTGGGCGAATAAACGTCGTTACATTTACTGTCTGTAACAGGTACCGGTGATATTAAATTGCCTTTGGAGGTACTCGAGCATCTCCAACTACGATACTGGAGCAGTTACAAATTCAACTATTCTTCCCAGTGGGTGCTGctgggaattttttttttatcacgtgAAACCAAGTTGTAAATTATCTGTTAACCCAGGTGGTATGACGACTATGGCAATGAATCAGTTGAAATCTTGACTTTTCATTGGTTATACATTTAATTACAGTTGGTATCGTAAAAATCTATTAGCAAATTATAAATTAGAGCATGGTAGAGATAGGCGTGGAAAGTGGTTTCTGAATTTTCATTGATTGCTATTTAGCCCCTCAtgactgaataatataaaatatagctTCAGAATACAGATGATGAAATTACAAagaatactttatgttatatttcgtAAATTTCTGGAGATGGAAAAAAAGAACAGAAGGGGAGTCTGCTCAAAACAAATATCCAAATTTTCCCTATAGggaatttgaaattattttaaaatatttcttaaaataaatgaagaactttaaaattatataattttacaattttatttattatctattatgtaactcactaaaacgtCATGACGTGCAGTTTGACCTGCCCGCATGCCAAAATTAATCACGCACACACTTACCTGACGTGTAATCAGTCACATAGACACATTCACATTCTCATCCAGAACATGGAAGTCAACAATTTcccatattttattatagtacCGATGTTTACTGTGAGATTTGCTTATTAGCTGAAGTAAGAACTCATAATACAGGCCATCATATTGTAATTTTTCGGGAcgtgaaaatgtaaatatatatatttaattaaacttgcCTTACGTGTACATCTATTGTTATAACTTCGTGTTGTGTTTTCTCTAGAGCTTTCCTACCcatcaacaaataaacatgacTAGAACGTCAGTTACATCTAATGTTAATGGAGCAGTCAGGaatataatactttttaactaatttattattaaatacaaagctacacaatgggctgtctttgCTCTTCGcatcacggatattgaaaccgGTTCATAGCGTTGCAAGTCTGAAGACATATCGCTGTTGCCACTGGGGTGCAGAGAGGGTGAATTTAacagtaaagctacacaatgggctatatgttaTTAACGGTATCGAACCTCCAATTTTAGCAATATAAATCCTCTATATTATCAATGAGTTACCAGAAGAGAGGAGTAGACACTtcgtttggttgttttgaatttcgctcaaagctacacgagggctatctgcgctagccatccttaattttgtagtgtaaaactagacggaagacagccagtcatcaccactcactgccaactcttgggctactcttttactaaagaatagtggagttgaccattataacgccaccacggctgaaagggcgaatttgtttggtgcgacggggattcgaacccgcgaccctggaatCATGTGTGGAACGCCTAAACCAAACTTGCCAAAGACAGACACAGTGGTCAAACGTACTCGTAAGACTACTAAAGAGTAAACTGTAGTGCTGGAGAAGAACAAAAGGAAAATTACACTTTTATAATCAATCGTTCTAATTAACAGAAAGGATGTTTTTATTTACCACGTGGAAAGAAGTTCATAGAAgaaatttttttactttgtagAATATTATACTAAAGATTTAGAAATAGCGcggatttttacttttacttattaACCATGGTATgtttttccctaaattttaaaattaggaaagataataatttattttttcgtgagaattatttattGAGttgaattttgcacttaaaagacaaatatatttccatacatcctgaatctaatttaactgcaaaaataatgacggcagaaaaataaagagaatatatttaaccaatacttacaaaatgtccgagaatttattaatatttaaaaattattcattaaacaaaattttttttaatatttaaaaaataataatattcaatcaaaaacatttttcagccTTTCTCGGGTTCTAATcgtacttgttgatagatgatgTAAGTGAAAGATAGTCTTCCGttcgcgttacgcaggttccgtcATGTAGAGGgcattttataagagaaatcttgaGATAATGattcaaaattttgatatttccgggtTGTACCGGTTTTATTGTACAAGAATATAAATGACCAGCAACAACAAGCAGTGGGCACGATTTATTTACGGATTGTCAGTAATAATTGTGAACGTGTATGTCTATGATTTTAACAAATACAGTTGCCCAAAAgttcaaactgtttttttcttttattcaataaTGTCTAAACTTCTTTGtcatgtttctattttaattctATCATGTGGaatgaatttataattattgttttcagcCCCGAAATATTGTAATCTCTACATCagaatgataaatttattaattttaattggaGTATAACGATTTCTGTCTTCAAGGTGCAAGTGGTGTGAAACTGTTACGTACAACTAAACAAGTACAGCTGTAAGCacgttaaccagtgtatttagaGACACAAAGAAGTGATTGATAAAACATTGGGAAATcgattaaagtaaacaaaactttgaactccaaaatgtctttgcgaagaaacatgtttatcagttttaagaACGAAAACTTTTTTATTGGtagttatttttcagtttgttcttgaaatgtaTCAACACTTTCTAGgcttaacattttatgtaaacagTTCTTGTTTTTCATCACATCGACACAAGTTTTTTCAGCACCAATGAAACAAGCTTCATGTAATTTCTTTCGTgctataaagaacaaaaacacaacttTCCATCTTGAGCACCGACactaattttcataattttttttcttgtctgaCATAAAACCTTTCCTGGTTAGTATTTAATATCAGATTTAATTGAAGTTAAGCCTTTTAAAAACCAAGCAAttttttgaatttgtattttaCCGCTTTgtctgaattttttttcaaatcttggTACTCCagcaaaaaaacccaacaaaaacaacacGTTTTAAAAAACGTTTACTTGGTTTAGTGTATcacattttaaagaatatatatctttataata
Proteins encoded in this region:
- the LOC143243708 gene encoding uncharacterized protein LOC143243708 isoform X1, which produces MISIPVVDIEAVGLKQSGQPSNEAFRKVASEIHQAFSQIGFVYLVNHGISQELFSAIFQKSREFFLLPLEVKEKYKRLPNHYDGYLSSDKEM